CATTGTTAAAATAAATATTCACCAGCGTTATGCTCTGAAGGATGCAGCGCAAGCGCATCGTGACTTAGAGGCAAGAAAAACTACCGGTTCAACGATTTTAAAGGTGTGATAATGGATATTGATAAAGAGTTAGACGCGAGAGGCTTGAGCTGCCCATTACCTATTTTAAGAACCAAGAAAACACTGTCCGATATGAGTTCTGGTCAATTATTAAAAGTGATTGCTACCGACAACGGTGCTCCTAAAGACATGCAAGCCTTTGCCAATCAAACTGGTCATCAATTGGTGGATTCCCTTGAAACCAATGGTGAATTTATTTTTATCTTTAAAAAGAAATAAGGACAAAACCAATGAAAAAGATGGCGATTATTGCCAGTAAGGGCACCCTTGATATGGCTTATCCACCTTTTATCTTGGCTTCCACCGCAGCGGCCTTAGGCTTTGAAGTGAAGGTGTTTTTTACCTTCTATGGCTTGCAACTTCTTAAAAAAGATTTATCGGATGTGAAGCTCAGCCCTCTCGGTAACCCTGCTATGCCTATGCCACTCCCCATGCCATCCTTAGTACAGGTAATGCCTGGTATGGAGTCCATGGCTACCATGATGATGAAGGATAAGCTCAAGAAAAAAGGCGTAGCGAGTTTAGAGGAAATGCGTGATATGTGTCTTGAGGCGGAAGT
This sequence is a window from Ferrovum sp. JA12. Protein-coding genes within it:
- a CDS encoding sulfurtransferase TusA family protein is translated as MDIDKELDARGLSCPLPILRTKKTLSDMSSGQLLKVIATDNGAPKDMQAFANQTGHQLVDSLETNGEFIFIFKKK
- the dsrE2 gene encoding sulfur carrier protein DsrE2, translated to MKKMAIIASKGTLDMAYPPFILASTAAALGFEVKVFFTFYGLQLLKKDLSDVKLSPLGNPAMPMPLPMPSLVQVMPGMESMATMMMKDKLKKKGVASLEEMRDMCLEAEVTLIACQMTLDLFDFKREDLIEGIEYGGAATYLDFAGESNVCLFI